Within the Amycolatopsis sp. 195334CR genome, the region CCGACGCCGGGCTGCTCGCGCGCGCCACCGTCTGGGCGGCGACCGACGAGCGGTGCGCGAACCAGGCCTTCAACATCACCAACGGCGACCTGTTCCGGTGGAGCGGTCTCTGGCCGAAGATCGCGCGGTACTTCGACATGGAGACCGCTCCCCCGCTGCCCCTGTCACTGGACGTGGTGATGGCGGACAAGGAACCGCTGTGGGACCGGATCGTGGCCGAGCACAACCTGGAACCCACGCCGTACCAGCGGGTTTCGGCGTGGCCGTTCATGGATTTCGTGCTGTCGTGGGATTACGACATGTTCGCCGACGGGACGAAGGCCCGCCGCTTCGGCTTCCACGAATTCGTCGACACCGAGGAGATGATGTGGCGCCTGTTCGACGACCTGCGCAAGCGCCACATCATCCCCTGACCGGGATCAGACGCCGAACGCCGCCGGGTACCGGATCACGCCCGCCGGGGTCGGCCGTGAAGCGTCGAGCGACAGGGCCATCAACGCCTCGTCCGGCACGTCGAACGAGGCACGGACCCCGAATCCGGACGCCGGGGTGAACCCGAAGCGCGGGTAGTACTCGGGGTGCCCGAGCACCACGACGAGGTTTTCGTCGAGGTGGCGGGCGGCGTCGAGGCAGGCGCGGATGGCCGCGGCCCCGGCGCCCTTGCCCTGGTATTCGGGCCGCACCGCGCACGGGGCCAGCGCGAGCGCCGGTTCCCCGCCCACCTCGCAGCGGGTGATCAGGGCGAACCCGGCGATTTCCCCGCCGGGAGCCACGGCCACCATGGAAAGCCCGTCGATCCAGGCCTGCGAGTCGGCACGCAGCGCGTCGACCAGGTCGGCCTCTTCGGCGGTCGGGAAGGCGGCGGCGTTGACCGCGTGGATGGCGGCGCGATCGGCCGGGGTCTCCGGCCTGGTTGTCCACATAGGAGTCTTGTCCGTTCGGTTCGGGCGCAGGACGTATCCCGCGTAGTCGTAGTCGGCGCCGTGCTCACGGCGCAGTTCGGTCTCGGCACGCACTTCCGCGGCCGCGGCCGTGTCCACTCCGGACACACGCGCCAGCAGCGGGTCGTAGTACTCGGACCACCAGTCGGCTTCCGGGAGCCGGTGGTGGGCCAGCACGGTGTACCCGGCCGCCGCCGCGATCTCCCGGTTGTCGTCCGGGTACCGCAGCGGGTAGCGCTCGGCCCAGAAGTCGACGGTGGCCGGCGACGGGTCCGTGCCGGTGAACTCGATCTCGGTCACCACGAGCACCCCGCCCGGGGCGAGCAGCCTGCGCCACGAGTCGAGCGCGGTGGCGAAACCGAGGTTGTAGGCCGCGCCCTCGCACCAGACCAGGTCGAACGACCGGTCCGGGAACGGGAGCGCGTCCATCGAGCACCGCATGGCCGTGACCTGGGCACGCAGCCCGGCCCGATCCGCCGAGTCGAGGAACTGGTCGAGGTAGGGCTGGTGCAGATCGACCCCGGTGACGTGGCCGCCGGTGGCGGCGGCCAGCACCAGTGCCGACCGGCCGGGGCCGCAGCCCAGGTCCAGGATCCGCGGCCGCGGTGGCACCGGCCCGGCGAGCGCCAGCAACCGGGCGGTCGTCTCGTCGGAGCCGGGTCCCTGGCGGGGCAGGCCGTGGTGGAGCGCGAACAATTCAGACAGCGAAAAAGACATTTCCAGCTTTCGAAGGTGTGGGGACCCCGCGCCTTCGAGCCGAGCGAAATCGGCTAGGCGGGAATCCGGACGGTGAGCATGGCCCGGGTGCCACTGCGGAACGCAGCGGCCTGCGCGGCGGTCATCAACTCACGTCCTTCGAAAAGCCAAGGGGCCGGACACCACGTCCGGCCCCTTGATCATACCAGCTCAGACCACGGCGAGCGGCAACGCCGTCGGGTGCACCGGGGCCGGGAGGTCCGACGCGCCGGTCAGGTACGCGTCGACCGCGTTGGCCACCGAGCGGCCCTCGGCGATCGCCCACACCACCAGTGACGCCCCCCGGTGCGCGTCACCGCAGACGAAGACGCCGGGTGCCGAGGTCTGCCAGTCGGCGCCGCACGACAACGTGCCGCGCTTGGTCAGCGAGAGGCCGAGCCCGTCGAGCAGCGCCATGTGCTCGACGCCCTCGAAACCGATCGCCAGCAGCACCAGGTCCGCGGGCAGCTCCTGCACCTCGTCGCTGGTCGGCACCACCTCGCGCCGCCCGGTCGCCGGGTCCTTGGTGACCTTCACCTGCTGCAGCTCGATCGCGCGCACGTTGCCGTGCTCGTCACCGACGAACCGCTTCACCGCCACCGCGAACTTCCGCTCGCCCGACTCCTCGTGCGCCGGGTAGGTTCGCAGGATGTACGGCCAGGTCGGCCACGGCGACCGGTCATCGTCCCTTGTGGACGGCGGCTCCGGGTACTGGTCCAGCTGGGTCACCGAAAGCGCGCCCTGGCGGGTCGCGGTGCCGTAGCTGTCGGCCCCGGTGTCCCCACCGCCGATGATCACCACGTGCTTGCCCGCCGCGTCGATCTCCGGCGGGCCGTCGCCCTCGACGTACCGGTTGGCCGGCACCAGGTGCTCCATCGCCAGGTGCACGCCGTTCAGTTCCCGGCCGGGCGTCTCGCGGTCGTCACGACCGCGCAGCGCGCCGACGGCGAGCACCACCGCGTCGTACCGCTCGTTCAGGTCGTCCACCGTCAGGTCGACGCCGACCTCGCAGCCGGTGACGAACTTGGTGCCCTCCTTGCGGAGTTGCGCCAGCCGCCGGTCGAGGACCTTCTTCTCCATCTTGAACTCGGGGATGCCGTACCGCAGC harbors:
- a CDS encoding glutamate synthase subunit beta: MADPNGFLKHQRAEAKKRPVDERLGDWREVYEAITPAERNEQVRTQATRCMDCGIPFCHSGTAGCPLGNLIPEWNDLVRRGDWEAASDRLHSTNNFPEFTGKLCPAPCEAGCVLSISPLSGGPVAIKRVEQTIADQSWEAGYVQPQVSAVSSGQRVAVVGSGPAGLAAAQQLTRAGHEVTVFERDDRLGGLLRYGIPEFKMEKKVLDRRLAQLRKEGTKFVTGCEVGVDLTVDDLNERYDAVVLAVGALRGRDDRETPGRELNGVHLAMEHLVPANRYVEGDGPPEIDAAGKHVVIIGGGDTGADSYGTATRQGALSVTQLDQYPEPPSTRDDDRSPWPTWPYILRTYPAHEESGERKFAVAVKRFVGDEHGNVRAIELQQVKVTKDPATGRREVVPTSDEVQELPADLVLLAIGFEGVEHMALLDGLGLSLTKRGTLSCGADWQTSAPGVFVCGDAHRGASLVVWAIAEGRSVANAVDAYLTGASDLPAPVHPTALPLAVV
- a CDS encoding bifunctional class I SAM-dependent methyltransferase/N-acetyltransferase — its product is MFALHHGLPRQGPGSDETTARLLALAGPVPPRPRILDLGCGPGRSALVLAAATGGHVTGVDLHQPYLDQFLDSADRAGLRAQVTAMRCSMDALPFPDRSFDLVWCEGAAYNLGFATALDSWRRLLAPGGVLVVTEIEFTGTDPSPATVDFWAERYPLRYPDDNREIAAAAGYTVLAHHRLPEADWWSEYYDPLLARVSGVDTAAAAEVRAETELRREHGADYDYAGYVLRPNRTDKTPMWTTRPETPADRAAIHAVNAAAFPTAEEADLVDALRADSQAWIDGLSMVAVAPGGEIAGFALITRCEVGGEPALALAPCAVRPEYQGKGAGAAAIRACLDAARHLDENLVVVLGHPEYYPRFGFTPASGFGVRASFDVPDEALMALSLDASRPTPAGVIRYPAAFGV